One window of the Lemur catta isolate mLemCat1 chromosome 6, mLemCat1.pri, whole genome shotgun sequence genome contains the following:
- the LOC123639647 gene encoding apolipoprotein F-like has product MHGLGLIMIPVELLLCCLLLHPVDAISYRNQANVLMYLPLSLGSQTPSSDPLSCQTMLPKSLPGFTHMAPLPKFLVGLALRNALEEAGCQADIGALQLQLYRWGGVNATQVLIYHLQRLQKGRSTGRGVSVEALAAALQLLASQQPGSHRGRRSLPTNNCENEQEQGVHSILQLLPGVGTYYNLGTAFYYAAQNCSDKAKERSQEGAIDLGYDLLMAMSGLSGGPAGLVISAALKPALKAGVQQLIQYYHDEKEANTPQPETSMEGLVGTSDTSDLEETTTMTPLVSEVVSSAPYRGWALFKSHDLAPGAGSLGI; this is encoded by the coding sequence ATGCATGGCCTCGGACTCATCATGATACCAGTTGAGCTGCTTCTTTGCTGCCTCCTCCTACACCCTGTGGATGCCATTTCATATAGAAACCAGGCAAATGTCTTGATGTACCTTCCCTTGTCCTTGGGATCCCAGACACCCTCCTCAGACCCCTTGTCCTGCCAGACCATGCTCCCAAAGTCCTTGCCTGGCTTCACCCACATGGCCCCTCTACCCAAGTTCCTGGTAGGCCTGGCCCTAAGGAATGCCCTGGAGGAAGCTGGCTGCCAGGCTGACATCGGAGCCCTGCAGCTTCAGCTCTACCGCTGGGGTGGTGTGAATGCTACACAGGTCCTCATCTACCATCTTCAAAGGCTCCAGAAAGGCAGAAGCACAGGGAGGGGAGTGTCAGTGGAAGCCCTGGCCGCTGCTCTGCAGCTGTTAGCCAGTCAGCAACCAGGCTCACACAGGGGCCGACGCTCCCTCCCCACCAATAACTGTGAGAATGAGCAAGAACAAGGTGTGCACAGTATCCTCCAGCTATTGCCAGGAGTGGGAACTTACTACAACCTGGGCACAGCTTTCTATTATGCTGCTCAGAACTGCTCAGACAAGGCCAAGGAACGAAGCCAAGAAGGGGCCATAGATCTGGGATATGACCTTCTGATGGCCATGAGCGGGCTGTCAGGGGGGCCGGCGGGTCTAGTGATCAGTGCTGCACTTAAACCTGCATTAAAGGCTGGGGTTCAGCAGTTGATCCAGTATTATCATGATGAGAAAGAGGCAAACACCCCTCAGCCAGAGACCAGCATGGAGGGCTTAGTGGGCACCTCAGATACGAGTGACTTGGAAGAAACGACTACAATGACTCCTTTGGTGTCGGAAGTAGTAAGTTCAGCTCCCTACCGGGGGTGGGCCTTATTCAAGAGCCATGACTTAGCTCCTGGGGCTGGGAGTCTTGGAATATAA